One region of Turicibacter bilis genomic DNA includes:
- a CDS encoding sigma-70 family RNA polymerase sigma factor — MKVEYNDYELVYLVREQNEAALDILIQKYSPLIGKIASSYYGVGFDYEDFFQEGRMAFIKSIYTFDETSIASFYSYSMTCVRNAITTAYRKAKRSAGLDLLTDYSDPVLPIASEAQVYYYLDRDHNTLNERLLLEFALREKGILSEFEKTCLKYYLLDNNYIEIATILSVPPKKVDNALSRCKSKLKNLNKINSSSGQCC, encoded by the coding sequence GTGAAGGTTGAATATAATGATTATGAGTTGGTATACTTAGTTCGTGAACAAAATGAAGCAGCTTTAGATATCCTCATCCAGAAATATTCGCCGCTAATTGGAAAAATCGCCTCTTCTTATTATGGAGTTGGATTCGATTACGAGGACTTTTTTCAAGAAGGACGAATGGCATTTATCAAATCGATTTATACATTTGATGAAACATCCATTGCTAGTTTTTATTCTTATTCGATGACATGTGTACGAAATGCGATTACGACTGCATATCGTAAAGCTAAACGAAGCGCTGGTTTAGATTTGTTAACTGATTATAGTGATCCGGTTTTACCAATAGCTTCTGAGGCACAAGTCTATTATTATTTAGATAGAGACCATAACACCTTGAATGAACGTCTACTTCTCGAATTTGCTTTAAGAGAAAAGGGGATTTTATCTGAATTTGAAAAAACGTGTTTGAAATACTATTTATTAGATAATAATTATATTGAGATAGCAACGATTCTGAGTGTGCCCCCTAAAAAAGTAGATAATGCTTTGAGTCGATGCAAAAGTAAGTTAAAAAATTTAAATAAAATAAACTCATCTTCTGGGCAATGTTGCTAG
- the rpmG gene encoding 50S ribosomal protein L33 — translation MRTKVILACDECLSRNYSTVKNKQTHSERLVVKKFCKRCGKHTMHKETK, via the coding sequence ATGCGCACAAAAGTAATTTTAGCTTGTGACGAATGTTTAAGTCGCAACTATTCAACGGTTAAAAATAAACAAACACACAGCGAGCGTCTTGTAGTTAAAAAATTCTGCAAGCGTTGTGGAAAACATACAATGCATAAGGAAACAAAATAA
- the secE gene encoding preprotein translocase subunit SecE — MSQVKGFFKGVSAELKKIAWPTEKEMKTYTLQVLIFVVVLSIFFFAVDLVISQVMSLLG; from the coding sequence ATGAGTCAGGTAAAAGGGTTTTTTAAAGGTGTGTCTGCTGAATTAAAGAAGATTGCTTGGCCAACAGAAAAAGAGATGAAAACATATACATTACAAGTATTAATCTTCGTAGTTGTATTATCAATCTTCTTCTTTGCTGTTGACTTAGTGATTTCCCAAGTAATGAGTTTACTAGGGTAG
- the nusG gene encoding transcription termination/antitermination protein NusG encodes MEKRWYVVQTYAGYENKVMTNLLKRIETMNMQDKIFRVLIPEEKEVTIKDGVRKEKLKKTFPGYVLVEMIDTDDSWYMVRNTPGVTGFLGSSGKGTRPVPLPTEEIMPILKKMGVTSVEVSLDIEVGQQVLVAAGPFSGQVGKIESIDKEHGKVSVLVDLFGRETPVELDFGQICEVE; translated from the coding sequence GTGGAAAAACGTTGGTATGTTGTTCAAACGTATGCTGGTTATGAAAATAAAGTAATGACTAACTTATTAAAACGTATTGAAACAATGAATATGCAAGACAAAATCTTCCGAGTATTGATTCCGGAAGAAAAAGAAGTAACAATCAAAGACGGTGTACGTAAAGAAAAGTTAAAGAAAACTTTCCCTGGTTACGTCTTAGTAGAAATGATCGATACAGATGATTCTTGGTACATGGTTCGTAACACACCAGGTGTAACTGGATTCTTAGGATCAAGTGGTAAAGGAACTCGTCCAGTTCCGCTTCCAACAGAAGAAATTATGCCAATTCTTAAGAAGATGGGTGTTACAAGTGTCGAAGTATCATTAGATATCGAAGTTGGACAACAAGTATTGGTTGCAGCTGGTCCATTCTCAGGACAAGTTGGAAAAATCGAATCAATCGACAAAGAACATGGTAAAGTTAGTGTGTTAGTGGATTTATTTGGACGCGAAACACCAGTCGAATTAGATTTCGGACAAATTTGTGAAGTCGAATAA
- the rplK gene encoding 50S ribosomal protein L11 gives MAKAVKSIVKLQIPAGKANPAPPVGPALGQAGANIQGFCQEFNERTREQMGSIIPVVITVYEDRSFTFITKTPPASDLLKKAAGIQSGSSLPHKEKVATLTKDQIRAIAEQKMPDLNANTVEAAMRIIEGSARQMGIVVED, from the coding sequence GTGGCAAAAGCAGTAAAAAGTATTGTTAAATTACAAATTCCTGCAGGAAAAGCAAATCCAGCTCCACCAGTAGGTCCAGCATTAGGACAAGCAGGTGCGAACATTCAAGGATTCTGTCAAGAATTCAATGAACGTACACGTGAACAAATGGGAAGTATTATCCCAGTAGTAATCACAGTTTATGAAGATCGTTCATTTACATTCATTACAAAAACTCCACCAGCATCAGACTTATTAAAGAAAGCTGCTGGAATTCAAAGTGGATCATCTTTACCTCACAAGGAAAAAGTTGCTACTTTAACTAAAGATCAAATTCGTGCTATCGCTGAGCAAAAAATGCCAGACTTAAACGCGAATACAGTAGAAGCTGCAATGCGTATTATTGAAGGTTCTGCAAGACAAATGGGAATCGTTGTAGAAGACTAA
- the rplA gene encoding 50S ribosomal protein L1 — protein MAKKGKKFIEAKKLVDSTTLYSVEEAVELVKKTNVAKFDATVDVAFRLGVDPRKADQQIRGAMVLPHGTGKVRSVLVFAKGEKAKEAEAAGADFVGDSDMINKIQQGWMEFDVVVATPDMMAEVGKLGRVLGPRGLMPNPKTGTVTMDVTKAVNEIKAGKVEYRVDKAGNVHVPIGKVSFEDQKLVENFKAIFDTILKAKPSAAKGTYVKNIAVSSTMGPGIKVASESLEK, from the coding sequence ATGGCTAAAAAAGGTAAAAAATTCATCGAAGCCAAAAAATTAGTTGATTCTACTACTTTATACTCTGTAGAAGAAGCTGTTGAATTAGTTAAGAAAACTAATGTTGCTAAATTTGATGCAACTGTAGATGTAGCTTTCCGTTTAGGAGTTGACCCACGTAAAGCGGATCAACAAATTCGTGGAGCTATGGTATTACCTCACGGAACTGGGAAAGTTCGTTCAGTATTAGTATTCGCTAAAGGTGAAAAAGCTAAAGAAGCTGAAGCGGCTGGAGCAGATTTCGTAGGAGATAGCGATATGATCAACAAAATCCAACAAGGTTGGATGGAGTTCGATGTAGTTGTAGCTACTCCAGATATGATGGCTGAAGTTGGTAAATTAGGACGCGTTTTAGGACCACGTGGTTTAATGCCAAACCCTAAAACTGGTACTGTAACAATGGATGTTACTAAAGCTGTTAATGAAATCAAAGCTGGTAAAGTAGAATACCGCGTTGATAAAGCTGGTAACGTACATGTTCCAATCGGAAAAGTATCTTTCGAAGACCAAAAATTAGTTGAAAACTTCAAAGCTATCTTCGATACTATTTTAAAAGCTAAACCATCTGCAGCTAAAGGAACTTACGTGAAAAACATCGCTGTTTCTTCAACTATGGGACCTGGTATCAAAGTTGCATCTGAATCATTAGAAAAATAA
- the rplJ gene encoding 50S ribosomal protein L10: protein MSATAIEMKSQLVAEYAAQFKESASLVVVDYRGLTVAEVTELRQQLRAEGVEFKVLKNNISRRAVTEAGFEGLGEAFVGPTAVAFSKEDVVAPARVLYNFAKEHQALELKAGLIEGSVASLEQVMELAKLPNREGLLSMLLSVLQAPMRNMACVVKAVSEQKEAGVEAPVAEAAAETTEVAEEAAAE from the coding sequence ATGAGCGCTACTGCAATCGAAATGAAATCTCAATTAGTTGCTGAGTATGCAGCGCAATTCAAAGAATCAGCTTCTTTAGTAGTTGTTGATTACCGCGGATTAACTGTTGCTGAAGTAACTGAATTACGTCAACAATTACGTGCTGAAGGTGTTGAATTTAAAGTATTAAAAAACAATATCTCTCGTCGTGCTGTGACTGAAGCTGGATTCGAAGGTTTAGGTGAAGCATTCGTTGGTCCAACTGCTGTTGCATTCTCTAAAGAAGACGTTGTTGCACCTGCACGCGTATTATACAACTTCGCTAAAGAACACCAAGCTTTAGAATTAAAAGCTGGTTTAATCGAAGGATCTGTTGCTTCATTAGAGCAAGTTATGGAATTAGCTAAATTACCAAACCGCGAAGGTTTATTATCTATGTTACTTTCTGTATTACAAGCTCCAATGCGCAATATGGCATGTGTTGTTAAAGCTGTTTCTGAACAAAAAGAAGCTGGTGTTGAAGCACCTGTAGCTGAGGCTGCTGCTGAAACAACTGAAGTGGCTGAAGAAGCTGCTGCTGAATAA
- the rplL gene encoding 50S ribosomal protein L7/L12: protein MAKLTAAEMIEAIKEMSVLELNELVKAIEEEFGVTAAAPVAVVGGAEAAAGPSEVDVILTNAGAKKIGVIKVVREITGLGLKEAKELVDGTPAPIKEKVSPEEAEELKAKLEEAGATVEVK, encoded by the coding sequence ATGGCAAAATTAACTGCTGCTGAAATGATCGAAGCGATCAAAGAAATGTCAGTTTTAGAATTAAACGAATTAGTTAAAGCTATCGAAGAAGAATTTGGTGTAACTGCTGCTGCTCCTGTAGCTGTTGTTGGTGGAGCTGAAGCTGCTGCTGGACCATCTGAAGTAGATGTAATCTTAACAAACGCTGGAGCTAAAAAAATCGGTGTTATCAAAGTAGTTCGTGAAATCACTGGATTAGGATTAAAAGAAGCTAAAGAATTAGTAGACGGAACTCCTGCTCCAATCAAAGAAAAAGTTTCTCCAGAAGAAGCTGAAGAATTAAAAGCTAAATTAGAAGAAGCTGGAGCTACTGTTGAAGTTAAATAA
- a CDS encoding class I SAM-dependent methyltransferase, translated as MHYYTNNVNARSDEKDFAYTLRGHKLKFTTDIGVFSKRDVDFGSRLLVESFTVPEVDGNILDVGCGYGPIGLSLAKSYVNRNIHMVDVNQRALELSKKNAQDNGISNATMYESFCYDGVEGEFAAILSNPPIRAGKKVVHAIIEEAKEYLVENGELWIVIQKKQGAPSAKAKMEEVYGNCEVVDKDKGYFILKSIRR; from the coding sequence ATGCATTATTATACTAACAATGTTAATGCTCGTTCGGACGAAAAGGACTTTGCTTACACACTTAGAGGGCATAAACTCAAATTCACAACAGATATTGGGGTCTTTTCGAAGAGAGATGTTGACTTTGGTTCTAGACTTTTAGTAGAAAGCTTTACTGTTCCAGAAGTAGATGGGAATATTTTAGATGTTGGCTGTGGTTACGGACCTATCGGTTTGAGTTTAGCTAAAAGTTATGTAAATCGAAATATTCATATGGTAGATGTTAATCAACGAGCGTTAGAACTATCAAAAAAGAATGCACAGGATAATGGAATTTCAAATGCAACAATGTATGAAAGCTTTTGCTATGATGGTGTAGAAGGTGAATTCGCGGCTATTTTATCGAATCCTCCAATCCGTGCAGGGAAAAAAGTTGTTCACGCTATTATTGAAGAAGCTAAAGAATATTTGGTTGAGAATGGTGAACTTTGGATAGTAATACAGAAAAAACAAGGCGCTCCATCTGCTAAAGCGAAAATGGAAGAAGTCTATGGGAATTGTGAAGTTGTCGACAAAGATAAAGGATATTTTATATTAAAGTCTATCAGACGTTGA